The genomic region CCAAAAACTCCAATACTTTGGTAATCAGAAAAGTGCGGTCAAAGACTTTGAGCGCATTACCTCTTATAGATAAACTGTCGGTTACCGTAACCCCTGGAGTATCCGCAACAATGGCTTTAACGGCATTCATCACGGCGTCTTTATCGTTATGGTTTTTAAGATAGAGCCCGATTGAGGCGATTGTATCGTCATCCCAATATTTAATATAGACGCTTTGAGCCATAATAACCTTGCCGACATCCGAACCGTAGTCGTAATAAATACCGCTGATAACATATTGAAGATTCTCTTGTTCGGTTGTAAACGTAATTGCATCACCGACCGCCAAATTGTGTTTGTAGGCTAAGGGTTCGGAAACATAAATACCGTTACCGGATTTCAAATCTTCCCATGCAGAAGAAAGGCTTCCGGATTTTAATTGATATTCCGTACGGCATTGTTCGATAGGGGTGATAACACTTGTTGATAATATGCCGTGGTCAGACGGCAAGAAAACAGTTTTTGAACCCTTGGTTGCTTCAATTCCGTCTAAGGCAATAATTTGTTCCACCAAATCAATCGGCAAAGGGTCTTTGGCCGTACTTGAAACACTTTCCATTGTGTTAACGTATACATCGCCCTGAACGGTTTGCTCCATCCATAACTGTACCGTTGTGCGGAAGCTTTCTATCATAATCCCCATACCGATAACAACCGAAATAGCCATTACCATGGCGGCAATTGCGGTGCCGGTGCGGCTAATCGAGCCGGCAATGCCGGTAACCGCCATTTTGTATAAAACGCTTGTTTTGCTGCCGACCTTATCCATAAAAATGCCGAGGTATTTCGAAAAAACTTCGGCAACCATCGGTACGCACAGCGTAAAGCCGATTACCAATATAAAAAGCGAGGCGAATCCGGCGGTTAGGTTACTGTCAGAAAAGAACAAAATAAAGACTGAAATTACCATCATTCCGAGCCCTATCAAGCTTAGTTTGGGTAAAATGTTTTGGGCAATGCTTTCAATTCCCGAACGGAAGCGAACAATTTGCGGACGGGAAGAGGCGGCTTCAAATGCCGGTACAAACGATGCAACCAGGGAAGTTAAAACACCTAACAATATCCCCTTAATAAATACACCCGGGGCGATTTCAAAGGTTGTCACCGTTAGCGTAAAGTAAAGGCTGTTAATAGTTCCGGCTACCAGTTTTACAAGCCCTTGCCCAAGGATAACCCCCAGAACAACCCCCATCCCCGTACCGATTATCGCTATAATAAAGGCTTCAATTAACACTTCGGAAAATATCTCGCGGCGGGTTACACCGAGTACGCGTAGAGAGCCCAGAAGCCCCCTGCGCTGCAATACCGAGAAAGTCATCGTGTTATAGATTAAAAACATGCCGACCAAAAGCGCCAGCATGCTCATTGCCGATAAGTTTGTCCTAAAGGCGTTGGTAATATTTAAAGTGGAAGCATTGCTTGCGGCGGTTGAGTTTAATGTTAACCCTTGCGGCAGCCGGTTTTCGATGGCCGTAAAGGTATCCGTATCGTTTTCCGCAATAACAAGGCTTATATTATCGATTACGCCGATTTTTCTTAAAAGTTCCTGCCCGGTCGAAATATCGGCAACCAAAAGCCCGTCTAAATTGGCGCTGTCTTCGTCTCCGATGTTACCGATAACTTTTACTTCGGTGCCTACCCCCGCAATTGAAATCGTAATCTTATCACCGACAGCGATAGCCATTCTTTCGGCCATAACATGGGAGATAAGGACCGTTTTCGGTTCAATAAGCAGTGCCAATGCCGATAAATCAAAGGTATCGCTCATTCCGTCGGTCATATAAGAGCTGGAAAAGATATCCATCCCCATTAAGTGGATTGTTTCGCCGTTTAGTTTTACGTATCCGCTAACCACCGGCGAGGCTTCAACATCGGGGAAATCGGTTATAAATTCGGTGTAGTAATTTTCATCTATGCCCAAAGGTCCGCCGATGATTTGGTGAGTGGCGGGTCCCGTTACGTTTTCAACCGAGATTTGAAAGGCTTTTTGGGCGCTGGTGTTAGCGATATCAATTGCGATTACAACCGCAACGCCGATTGAAACGCCGATAATAGAAAGCAAAATCACCCAAGGGTGTTTAAAAAAATACTTCCAGATTGAGCGTGAGAGTATCGGGCTTACCATGCGATTTCCTTATCGTGCTTTTTGAGCTTTCCTTCCTCCAAAAGCAGTAAACGGTCGGCAAATTTGGCAACCTCTTTACTGTGGGTAACCATTATTAAATTTTTATTACGCTTGCGGATTAAGCGATCCATAATATTGAGGATATTCTGCCCGGTATCTTTATCGACGTTTCCGGTCGGTTCATCCGCTAAAATCACCAACGGGTCATGCACCAGGGCGCGGATAATGGCGATGCGCTGCTGTTCACCGCCGGATAATTTATCGGGGGGATCGTTTTTACGATCCAAAAGCCCGACTTCTTCCAATAATTCAAGAGCGGGCTCCCGGTCACTGATTTT from Dehalococcoidales bacterium harbors:
- a CDS encoding FtsX-like permease family protein codes for the protein MVSPILSRSIWKYFFKHPWVILLSIIGVSIGVAVVIAIDIANTSAQKAFQISVENVTGPATHQIIGGPLGIDENYYTEFITDFPDVEASPVVSGYVKLNGETIHLMGMDIFSSSYMTDGMSDTFDLSALALLIEPKTVLISHVMAERMAIAVGDKITISIAGVGTEVKVIGNIGDEDSANLDGLLVADISTGQELLRKIGVIDNISLVIAENDTDTFTAIENRLPQGLTLNSTAASNASTLNITNAFRTNLSAMSMLALLVGMFLIYNTMTFSVLQRRGLLGSLRVLGVTRREIFSEVLIEAFIIAIIGTGMGVVLGVILGQGLVKLVAGTINSLYFTLTVTTFEIAPGVFIKGILLGVLTSLVASFVPAFEAASSRPQIVRFRSGIESIAQNILPKLSLIGLGMMVISVFILFFSDSNLTAGFASLFILVIGFTLCVPMVAEVFSKYLGIFMDKVGSKTSVLYKMAVTGIAGSISRTGTAIAAMVMAISVVIGMGIMIESFRTTVQLWMEQTVQGDVYVNTMESVSSTAKDPLPIDLVEQIIALDGIEATKGSKTVFLPSDHGILSTSVITPIEQCRTEYQLKSGSLSSAWEDLKSGNGIYVSEPLAYKHNLAVGDAITFTTEQENLQYVISGIYYDYGSDVGKVIMAQSVYIKYWDDDTIASIGLYLKNHNDKDAVMNAVKAIVADTPGVTVTDSLSIRGNALKVFDRTFLITKVLEFLAIIVAFIGILSALMAYQLEKIKELGILRAAGVTPRQIWGMTGLQTGLMGAISGILAIPLGIIMSVILIQIINIRSFGWSINMTVSAETIIEALAIAIVASLLASVYPSWRMTKISPAEALREE
- a CDS encoding ATP-binding cassette domain-containing protein → KISDREPALELLEEVGLLDRKNDPPDKLSGGEQQRIAIIRALVHDPLVILADEPTGNVDKDTGQNILNIMDRLIRKRNKNLIMVTHSKEVAKFADRLLLLEEGKLKKHDKEIAW